In Vicingus serpentipes, the following are encoded in one genomic region:
- a CDS encoding SCO family protein — translation MTFFKKFKKVNYLFAILLLPSIMYLMLYSGEHKFTRLPFVGPREAVLNEDGKYDTNYHQIPYFEFINQDGNKITRDDMFGHVYIADFFFVTCPTICPKMTTNMSYIQEKFKDRKELRFLSITVNPEHDSVPVLAEYAKKVHADTKNWDFVTGNKDEIYDVAFNGFFVSTMRDSIAPGGFLHSSMLILVDKEGHIRGYFDGTVHKETKEKLTDAIDILYKEEFVPLKGSTKNKIEQKR, via the coding sequence ATGACATTCTTTAAGAAATTTAAAAAAGTAAATTATCTATTTGCAATTTTATTATTGCCTTCAATTATGTATTTGATGCTTTATAGTGGTGAGCATAAGTTTACTCGTTTACCTTTTGTAGGCCCAAGGGAAGCAGTCTTAAATGAGGACGGTAAATATGATACTAATTATCATCAAATACCATATTTTGAATTTATTAATCAAGATGGGAATAAGATTACTCGTGACGATATGTTTGGTCATGTTTATATTGCAGATTTCTTTTTTGTAACCTGTCCAACAATTTGTCCTAAAATGACCACGAATATGAGTTATATTCAAGAGAAATTTAAAGACAGAAAAGAACTAAGGTTTTTATCGATTACCGTTAATCCAGAGCATGATTCTGTACCCGTATTAGCTGAATATGCTAAAAAAGTACACGCAGATACTAAAAATTGGGATTTTGTTACAGGTAACAAAGATGAAATTTATGATGTAGCATTTAATGGATTTTTTGTTAGCACAATGAGGGACTCAATAGCTCCTGGAGGTTTTTTACATTCTAGTATGCTAATTTTAGTAGACAAAGAAGGACATATAAGAGGTTATTTTGATGGTACAGTTCATAAAGAAACTAAAGAAAAACTAACTGATGCAATTGATATTTTATATAAAGAAGAATTTGTGCCTTTAAAGGGGAGTACCAAAAATAAGATTGAGCAAAAACGATAA
- a CDS encoding cytochrome C oxidase subunit IV family protein: MSHSEDKPYEYAVHHSAEEGKKARKRIWLIFWVLLAITTVEVMLGIFWKDLGVGWAFVKMTFIILTIVKAFYIVSEYMHLKHENTWLKNTLIVPYVLLALYLLYHIFTEGVYSEMMENWLY; this comes from the coding sequence ATGTCACATTCAGAAGATAAACCTTACGAATACGCTGTTCATCATTCAGCAGAAGAAGGTAAAAAAGCAAGAAAGAGAATTTGGTTAATATTTTGGGTATTACTAGCTATTACAACTGTTGAAGTTATGTTAGGAATTTTTTGGAAAGACCTTGGTGTAGGATGGGCTTTTGTTAAAATGACTTTTATAATTCTTACTATTGTAAAAGCTTTTTATATAGTATCTGAATATATGCACTTAAAGCATGAAAATACTTGGTTGAAAAATACACTTATAGTACCATATGTATTATTAGCATTATATTTATTATACCATATCTTCACTGAAGGTGTTTATTCAGAAATGATGGAAAATTGGTTATATTAA
- a CDS encoding cytochrome c oxidase subunit 3: MSNTVSVDNKTAWAGDNKSPFGASYGKLMMWFFLMSDALSFTGFLSAYGFYRHYYGSLWPTAENVFTHFPFMHGDHPLLYVALMTFILIMSSVTMVLAVEAGHRMDKKGVTLWMLLTLVGGAIFLGSQAWEWGHFIHGTELGAIELGKGSFLLPDGSVELTKGVIARWADESKEVLLLPWREVAGDVTSPYLQLTGQALTEAVENGKAIHGANLTHNEYGHPLFGDFFFFITGFHGTHVLSGVVLNFIIFVNVLMGTYEKRGHYEMVEKVGLYWHFVDLVWVFVFTFFYLV; this comes from the coding sequence ATGTCAAATACAGTATCGGTAGACAATAAAACAGCATGGGCAGGAGATAATAAATCTCCATTTGGTGCAAGTTATGGAAAACTAATGATGTGGTTTTTCTTAATGTCAGATGCATTGTCATTTACTGGCTTCTTATCAGCTTACGGTTTTTACCGTCATTATTATGGTTCATTATGGCCAACTGCAGAAAATGTGTTTACACACTTTCCTTTTATGCATGGCGATCATCCATTATTGTATGTTGCTTTAATGACTTTTATTCTTATTATGAGTTCTGTAACTATGGTATTAGCAGTAGAAGCAGGTCATCGTATGGATAAAAAGGGTGTAACTTTATGGATGTTATTAACTTTAGTTGGTGGAGCTATATTTTTAGGTTCGCAAGCATGGGAATGGGGTCACTTTATTCATGGCACCGAATTAGGAGCTATTGAATTAGGAAAAGGATCATTTTTATTACCTGATGGATCTGTAGAATTAACAAAAGGAGTAATTGCTAGATGGGCTGATGAATCAAAAGAAGTTCTTTTGTTGCCATGGAGAGAAGTGGCAGGAGATGTGACTTCTCCTTATTTACAATTAACTGGTCAGGCTTTAACTGAAGCAGTTGAAAACGGTAAAGCTATTCATGGTGCAAACCTAACTCACAATGAGTATGGTCATCCTTTATTTGGTGATTTCTTTTTCTTTATAACTGGATTTCACGGAACACACGTATTGAGTGGTGTTGTTTTAAATTTTATAATTTTCGTTAATGTATTAATGGGAACTTATGAGAAAAGAGGTCATTATGAAATGGTTGAAAAAGTTGGATTATATTGGCACTTTGTAGATTTAGTTTGGGTGTTTGTATTTACATTCTTCTATTTAGTTTAA
- a CDS encoding cytochrome c oxidase subunit 3: MSSITLDNINSKAEIKRKTAKPLLWIGIVSIVMFFSGWTSAVIVSKGGAPDWLNIEMPSAFTYSTFIIILSSLFFHLGLIAIKKDKKNQLKGLVLLTLILGVSFVVSQFLGWKSLYNNGIVATGSESTNASSYLYLITSFHVLHLLAGIISLIVVSVKSFLGKYSANNYLGVELSIIYWHFLGALWIYLFFFLKYIA, translated from the coding sequence ATGTCAAGCATTACTCTAGATAATATAAATTCAAAAGCTGAGATCAAACGTAAAACAGCAAAACCTCTTCTATGGATAGGTATTGTTAGTATTGTCATGTTTTTTAGTGGATGGACTAGTGCTGTAATAGTTAGCAAAGGTGGGGCTCCCGATTGGTTAAATATCGAAATGCCTTCAGCTTTTACTTATAGTACATTTATTATTATACTTAGCAGTTTATTTTTTCACTTAGGATTAATTGCAATAAAAAAAGACAAAAAAAATCAATTAAAGGGTTTAGTACTCTTAACTCTTATTTTAGGTGTATCATTTGTTGTTAGTCAGTTTTTAGGTTGGAAAAGCTTATACAATAATGGTATTGTTGCTACTGGTAGTGAAAGTACTAATGCAAGTTCTTATTTATATTTAATTACTTCATTTCATGTGCTACACTTATTAGCAGGTATTATTAGTTTAATTGTTGTTAGTGTTAAATCTTTTCTTGGAAAATATAGTGCAAATAATTATTTAGGAGTTGAGTTGAGTATAATTTATTGGCATTTTTTAGGTGCCTTATGGATTTACTTATTTTTCTTTTTAAAATATATAGCTTAA
- a CDS encoding cytochrome c oxidase subunit I: MSTHHHHQEDFLFKYIFSTDHKMIAKQFLITGFIMGFIGMIMSTLFRLQLGWPGESFWLVETLMGSWAENGVMAPDKYLSLVTMHGTIMVFFLLTAGLSGTFSNLLIPLQIGARDMASGFLNMLSYWFFFLSSIIMIISLVVEGGAASAGWTIYPPLSALPQAIPGSGAGMTLWLVAMSVFIVSSLLGSLNYIVTILNLRTKGMSMTRLPLTIWAFFLTAIIGVLSFPVLLAAALLLVFDRSFGTSFYLSDIYIGGQVLEHTGGSPILFEHLFWFLGHPEVYIVLLPALGITSEIISTMSRKPIFGYRAMIGSMMAIAFLSFIVWGHHMFVTGMNPFLGAVFTFTTLLIAIPSAVKVFNYLTTLWKGNIIYSPAALFSIGLVSTFISGGVTGLVLGDSALDINVHDTYFVIGHFHIVMGLSAIFGMFAGVYHWFPKLFGRMMNNNLGNLHFWVTIVSAYGVFFPMHFLGLAGVPRRYYTNSEFPLFDNLVDINELISMFAIVAAIGQLLFLFNFVYSALRGPRAPMNPWKANSLEWTTPVEHIHGNWHGEIPEVHRWAYDYSKVDENGDYVGGEDFIPQTTPLGENENDGGH; this comes from the coding sequence ATGAGTACACATCATCATCATCAAGAAGATTTTTTATTTAAATATATCTTTAGTACTGATCACAAAATGATTGCAAAACAGTTTTTAATAACTGGTTTTATCATGGGATTCATCGGTATGATTATGTCAACTTTATTTAGGTTACAATTAGGTTGGCCTGGAGAAAGTTTTTGGCTTGTTGAAACGTTAATGGGCTCATGGGCTGAAAATGGAGTAATGGCACCAGATAAATACCTATCATTGGTTACAATGCATGGTACTATAATGGTATTTTTCCTTCTAACTGCAGGTTTGAGTGGTACATTTAGTAATTTATTAATACCTCTTCAGATTGGAGCTAGAGATATGGCGTCAGGATTCTTAAATATGTTATCATATTGGTTTTTCTTTTTGTCTTCTATAATAATGATTATTTCATTAGTTGTAGAAGGTGGAGCGGCATCTGCTGGTTGGACTATATACCCTCCTTTAAGTGCGCTGCCTCAGGCTATACCAGGTTCTGGAGCAGGAATGACACTGTGGTTGGTTGCAATGTCTGTCTTCATTGTATCATCTTTATTAGGTAGTTTGAATTATATTGTAACTATACTTAACCTAAGAACAAAAGGTATGAGTATGACTCGTTTACCATTAACAATTTGGGCATTCTTTTTAACTGCTATTATTGGTGTATTATCATTCCCTGTTTTATTAGCTGCGGCTTTGTTATTGGTTTTTGATAGAAGTTTCGGCACTAGTTTTTATTTGTCAGATATTTATATTGGAGGTCAAGTATTAGAACATACTGGTGGAAGTCCAATATTATTTGAACATTTATTTTGGTTTTTAGGACACCCTGAGGTATATATAGTTTTATTACCAGCTTTAGGTATTACTTCTGAAATTATTTCAACAATGTCTAGAAAACCAATATTTGGTTATAGAGCAATGATTGGTTCAATGATGGCTATTGCTTTCTTATCATTTATTGTATGGGGGCACCATATGTTTGTAACTGGAATGAATCCATTTTTAGGAGCTGTATTTACTTTCACAACACTATTGATTGCTATTCCATCTGCTGTTAAAGTTTTTAATTATTTAACAACTCTATGGAAAGGGAATATTATTTATTCACCTGCGGCTCTATTTAGTATTGGTTTAGTTTCTACTTTTATTTCTGGTGGTGTTACTGGTCTTGTACTTGGTGATTCGGCTCTTGATATAAATGTTCATGATACTTATTTTGTAATAGGTCACTTTCATATTGTAATGGGGTTATCTGCTATTTTTGGAATGTTTGCAGGTGTTTACCACTGGTTCCCAAAACTATTTGGAAGAATGATGAATAACAATCTAGGAAATTTACATTTTTGGGTTACAATTGTTAGTGCTTATGGCGTTTTCTTCCCTATGCATTTCTTAGGTCTTGCTGGTGTACCTAGAAGATATTATACAAATTCTGAATTTCCTCTTTTTGATAATTTAGTAGATATTAATGAGTTGATTTCAATGTTTGCTATAGTGGCAGCTATTGGTCAGTTATTATTTTTATTCAATTTTGTATATAGTGCATTAAGAGGTCCAAGAGCGCCAATGAATCCATGGAAAGCAAACTCTTTAGAGTGGACTACACCTGTGGAACATATCCACGGTAACTGGCATGGTGAAATTCCTGAGGTTCATAGATGGGCTTATGATTATAGTAAAGTTGATGAGAATGGGGATTATGTTGGAGGTGAAGATTTTATACCGCAAACAACTCCTCTTGGTGAAAACGAAAATGATGGAGGACACTAA
- a CDS encoding cytochrome c oxidase subunit II produces the protein MMTIIITIVILLIIVTGVQILKIAELRAISQGEKIYEISEKESKSQAYLMLAFLVFYFGFFIWQVVNWGDRLLPVSASEHGVGIDSLMTVTMWFIIPVFVLTHIFLFWFAYKYAYSSKRKATFFSHSNKLEMIWTIVPSLALTVLILYGLSNWNKIMTPIAEDQEHVLIELVGQQFSWGARYAGEDGKLGRANVNYIEGTNFIGVDGSDENAKDDKIVKGEFHIPVNVPVQFVMRSTDVMHSAYMPHFRAQMNCVPGLKTQFNFVPTITSKEMKEITGNDEFEYILLCNKICGAAHYNMQMNIIVESKEDYEKWLAEQKTFAAN, from the coding sequence ATGATGACTATAATTATAACCATAGTAATATTACTGATAATTGTTACTGGAGTTCAAATATTGAAAATAGCTGAATTAAGAGCTATAAGTCAAGGTGAAAAAATTTATGAAATTTCTGAAAAAGAAAGTAAGTCACAAGCATATTTAATGCTTGCTTTTCTTGTATTTTATTTCGGATTTTTCATTTGGCAGGTAGTTAATTGGGGAGACAGATTACTTCCAGTTTCTGCATCTGAACATGGTGTAGGTATTGATAGTTTGATGACTGTAACTATGTGGTTTATAATACCTGTTTTTGTTTTAACCCACATTTTCTTGTTTTGGTTTGCATATAAGTATGCCTATAGTTCTAAAAGAAAAGCTACTTTTTTCTCTCATAGTAATAAATTAGAGATGATTTGGACTATAGTTCCTTCTCTAGCTCTTACTGTATTAATCTTATATGGGTTAAGTAACTGGAATAAAATAATGACGCCTATTGCAGAAGATCAAGAGCATGTATTAATAGAATTGGTTGGACAGCAGTTTTCTTGGGGAGCTAGATATGCAGGTGAAGATGGTAAGTTAGGTAGAGCAAATGTTAATTATATTGAAGGCACTAACTTTATTGGTGTTGATGGTAGTGATGAAAATGCTAAGGATGATAAAATTGTGAAAGGAGAATTCCATATACCTGTTAATGTTCCAGTTCAATTTGTAATGAGATCAACAGATGTTATGCATAGTGCTTATATGCCACACTTTAGAGCTCAAATGAATTGTGTTCCAGGTTTAAAAACTCAGTTTAACTTTGTTCCAACAATCACTTCAAAAGAGATGAAAGAGATAACTGGAAATGATGAGTTTGAATATATCTTGCTATGTAACAAGATTTGTGGAGCAGCTCATTACAATATGCAAATGAATATTATAGTTGAAAGCAAAGAAGATTACGAAAAATGGTTAGCAGAACAAAAAACTTTTGCTGCAAATTAA
- a CDS encoding quinol:cytochrome C oxidoreductase: protein MEYKISKKANITTILLIVVGLAAFLIGLLTSHGHTGQRLWANLLVNGYFFFTISLASLFFLALQYVSEMAWGVTTHRIFQATMSFMPVSAIALLLVFIGGSLHWNHIYHWMAEGITDPTSHHYDAIIAGKSGYLNQAFFWGRTIAYFAVWMFFANWFRKNSLAEDKLSLADGETSPIYKKSIFMGVLFVAFFAYTSSSSAWDWLMSIDVHWFSTMFGWYAFSGMWVSSIIVGLMLVLYLKSQGYLKEVNDSHIHDLGKWMFGISCLWSYLWFSQFMLIWYSNIPEEVTYYLERFNDYKLLYLGTFFVNFILPFFVLMSRDAKRNVVFLVPVALIIFFTHWLDVLTMVLPGTMHDHGALGAIEIGMFLMFLGLFLMFTLRSLAKAPLMTKNHPMYDESVHLHT from the coding sequence ATGGAATATAAAATATCAAAAAAAGCTAACATCACAACAATCCTATTAATAGTAGTAGGTTTAGCTGCTTTTTTAATTGGTTTATTGACTAGTCATGGTCATACAGGGCAAAGATTATGGGCTAACTTGTTAGTGAATGGTTATTTTTTCTTCACAATATCTTTAGCATCATTGTTCTTTTTAGCTTTACAGTATGTATCTGAAATGGCTTGGGGTGTTACTACGCATCGAATATTTCAAGCAACTATGAGTTTTATGCCTGTATCCGCTATAGCATTACTTTTAGTCTTTATTGGAGGTAGTTTACACTGGAATCATATTTACCATTGGATGGCTGAAGGTATAACAGACCCAACTAGTCATCATTATGATGCTATTATAGCTGGTAAGTCAGGTTATTTAAATCAAGCATTCTTCTGGGGTAGAACAATAGCTTATTTTGCTGTTTGGATGTTTTTTGCTAACTGGTTTAGAAAAAATTCTTTAGCTGAGGATAAATTATCACTTGCTGATGGTGAAACATCTCCAATATATAAGAAGAGTATTTTTATGGGAGTTTTATTTGTCGCATTTTTTGCATACACATCGTCATCATCTGCTTGGGATTGGTTAATGTCAATTGATGTTCACTGGTTTAGTACAATGTTTGGATGGTATGCATTCTCTGGGATGTGGGTATCTTCAATTATTGTAGGTTTAATGTTAGTTTTATATCTTAAATCACAAGGATATTTAAAAGAAGTTAATGACAGTCATATTCATGATTTAGGAAAATGGATGTTTGGAATTAGCTGTTTGTGGTCTTATTTATGGTTCTCTCAGTTTATGTTGATTTGGTATTCTAATATTCCTGAAGAAGTAACATATTATTTAGAAAGATTTAATGATTACAAATTGTTATACCTAGGAACATTCTTTGTTAATTTCATTTTACCATTCTTTGTGCTTATGTCCAGAGATGCTAAGAGAAATGTTGTATTCTTAGTTCCTGTAGCATTAATTATATTTTTTACGCATTGGTTAGATGTTTTAACAATGGTACTTCCAGGAACAATGCATGATCATGGGGCTTTAGGCGCAATCGAAATAGGTATGTTTTTAATGTTTTTAGGTTTATTTTTGATGTTTACATTAAGGTCTTTAGCTAAAGCTCCTTTAATGACAAAAAATCATCCTATGTATGATGAAAGTGTTCATCTTCATACCTAA
- a CDS encoding c-type cytochrome — translation MKTKYQNILAKLTLAVVILSVFSCKEKDGLAPEYMPDMYRSPSIEPYVDYGDLKDRTNVELTNKMSARTPVEGTIPRGFSPYEYKNDAEGYELAGANLKNPIQYDDNIGKEGKELYGMFCVHCHGKTGQGDGTIVEREKFPPLPVKFKEGLAISEGKMFHTITYGKGLMGSHASQLNKEERWKLVHYIRTEFMKENPNKVIEEVVASDETIQE, via the coding sequence ATGAAAACAAAGTATCAAAATATTTTAGCTAAACTAACTCTTGCAGTTGTTATATTATCAGTTTTTTCTTGTAAAGAGAAAGATGGTTTAGCACCAGAGTATATGCCTGACATGTATCGTTCTCCTTCTATTGAGCCATATGTTGATTATGGTGATTTAAAAGACAGAACAAATGTTGAGTTAACTAATAAAATGTCAGCTCGTACACCAGTTGAAGGTACTATACCTCGAGGATTTAGTCCATATGAATATAAAAATGATGCTGAAGGTTATGAATTAGCTGGGGCTAATTTGAAAAATCCTATTCAGTATGATGATAATATAGGTAAAGAAGGAAAAGAGTTATACGGAATGTTTTGTGTACACTGTCATGGAAAAACTGGACAAGGTGATGGAACTATAGTAGAACGTGAAAAATTTCCTCCACTTCCGGTAAAATTTAAAGAAGGTTTAGCTATATCTGAAGGTAAGATGTTTCACACAATTACTTATGGAAAAGGTTTAATGGGGTCTCATGCTTCTCAATTGAATAAAGAAGAAAGATGGAAATTGGTTCATTATATCAGAACTGAATTTATGAAGGAAAATCCAAATAAAGTAATTGAAGAAGTAGTTGCTTCAGATGAAACTATTCAAGAATAA
- a CDS encoding DUF3341 domain-containing protein — protein MSSKKIYAIYDDDYVLLESAKHLVAKGIYIRDVFSPFPIHGLDPVIGLKRTRIAMAAFIYGMIGVSLALSGLYFFMIQDWPLNIGGKPNFSILTNLPSFIPVTFEFGVLCAAHGMSITYLLRNWTLPGFKARNPYLRTTDDWFVMEIHTHDNDVSEEEIKALINETCVLKVDVKNS, from the coding sequence ATGTCAAGTAAAAAAATATACGCAATCTACGATGATGACTACGTACTTTTAGAAAGTGCAAAACATCTTGTTGCAAAAGGTATTTACATTAGAGATGTATTTTCACCTTTTCCAATTCATGGTCTTGATCCTGTAATTGGATTAAAGAGAACAAGAATAGCTATGGCTGCTTTTATCTATGGTATGATTGGTGTTTCTTTGGCTTTATCAGGGTTATATTTCTTTATGATTCAAGATTGGCCTTTGAATATTGGAGGTAAACCTAATTTTAGTATTCTAACAAACTTGCCATCATTTATACCTGTTACTTTTGAATTTGGTGTTCTTTGTGCTGCTCATGGTATGTCAATTACATATTTATTACGTAACTGGACTTTACCTGGATTTAAAGCTAGAAACCCTTATTTAAGAACAACTGACGATTGGTTTGTAATGGAAATACACACTCATGATAACGATGTTAGTGAAGAAGAAATCAAAGCATTAATTAATGAAACTTGTGTTTTAAAAGTTGATGTAAAAAATTCATAA
- the nrfD gene encoding NrfD/PsrC family molybdoenzyme membrane anchor subunit, producing the protein MHKEAAIREPLILGNDVTYSKITNDVLHTIEHSPTKMWKILMTIAVIIALWGIGSILYLLGVGIGTWGLNNTVGWAWDITNFVWWVGIGHAGTLISAVLLLFRQKWRMAINRPAEAMTIFAVFMAGMFPMIHMGRIWMAYWVLPLPNQFGSLWVNFNSPLLWDVFAISTYMSVSLVFWYIGLIPDFASIRDRAKKPVPKLMYALLSFGWTGNAKAWQRFEEVSLVLAGLATPLVFSVHSIVSMDFATSVIPGWHTTIFPPYFVAGAVFSGFAMVQTLMLIVRKAMRLEAYVTIKHIEYMNIVIIVTGSIVGVAYLTELFMSYYSGVEYESYAFINRFSGPYAWAYWAMMTCNVVSPHLFWSKKLRTSLGFTFFMSIIVNIGMWFERFVIIVTSVHRDYLPSSWSMFYPTWVDIGVYVGTIGIFSVFYLLFLKYFPVLAFNEVKSIMKSSSERYKNMSDEEFHKLHPVKK; encoded by the coding sequence ATGCATAAAGAAGCAGCAATAAGAGAACCATTAATTTTAGGAAATGATGTTACGTATAGTAAGATAACAAATGATGTCTTACATACTATAGAACACTCTCCAACTAAAATGTGGAAAATATTGATGACCATAGCAGTAATTATTGCTTTATGGGGAATAGGATCAATATTATATTTATTAGGTGTTGGAATTGGAACATGGGGTCTAAACAATACTGTTGGTTGGGCTTGGGATATTACTAACTTTGTTTGGTGGGTTGGTATTGGTCACGCAGGAACCTTAATTTCAGCAGTGTTATTACTTTTCCGTCAGAAGTGGAGAATGGCTATTAACCGTCCCGCTGAAGCGATGACTATCTTTGCTGTATTTATGGCAGGAATGTTCCCTATGATTCACATGGGAAGAATTTGGATGGCTTATTGGGTGTTACCATTACCAAATCAATTTGGTTCTTTATGGGTAAACTTTAATTCACCTCTTTTATGGGATGTATTTGCTATTAGTACTTATATGTCAGTTTCTTTAGTTTTCTGGTATATTGGATTAATACCTGATTTTGCATCTATTAGAGATAGAGCTAAAAAACCAGTTCCTAAATTAATGTATGCATTATTAAGTTTCGGATGGACAGGTAATGCAAAGGCATGGCAACGTTTTGAAGAAGTATCTTTAGTATTAGCAGGATTAGCAACACCTCTTGTATTCTCAGTTCACTCAATAGTATCAATGGATTTTGCTACTTCTGTAATTCCTGGATGGCATACAACAATTTTTCCTCCTTACTTCGTCGCTGGAGCTGTTTTCTCAGGATTTGCAATGGTACAAACGTTAATGTTAATTGTTAGAAAGGCAATGAGATTAGAAGCTTATGTTACTATTAAGCATATTGAATACATGAATATTGTAATTATTGTTACAGGTTCTATTGTAGGGGTTGCTTATTTAACTGAGTTATTTATGTCTTACTATTCTGGAGTAGAATATGAGTCGTACGCATTTATAAATCGTTTCTCTGGTCCATATGCATGGGCTTACTGGGCAATGATGACTTGTAATGTTGTTTCACCTCATTTATTTTGGTCTAAAAAATTAAGAACTAGTTTAGGGTTTACTTTTTTTATGTCAATAATTGTAAATATTGGAATGTGGTTTGAAAGATTTGTAATTATTGTTACTTCTGTTCACAGAGATTATTTACCATCTAGTTGGTCTATGTTTTATCCTACTTGGGTTGATATAGGTGTTTATGTTGGTACAATTGGAATCTTCTCAGTATTTTACTTATTGTTTTTAAAGTATTTCCCTGTATTAGCTTTTAATGAGGTAAAAAGTATAATGAAATCTTCAAGTGAGAGATACAAAAACATGTCGGATGAAGAATTTCATAAATTACATCCTGTAAAAAAGTAA